One segment of Synchiropus splendidus isolate RoL2022-P1 chromosome 4, RoL_Sspl_1.0, whole genome shotgun sequence DNA contains the following:
- the sync gene encoding CAP-Gly domain-containing linker protein 1, translated as MDDLESSDSSSELEPLMIQEEDGHASRPQTEEMGTINTDYSEFCFSAAQLKQSALMRPYLQEMDNLLKSCEELTGFTMATKYNDTTLSVTPSTDKIIKASDGEASVLTNYLSTNYIDTRTENASQKTNMPLTSAGNKLSDNLMEYEGQLLGMLAMLDDSMEETGVDLERQVWATGQEYVHISKMLQSCMDHQLNTELYEAEDTELYEAEEMSQNDTIISPICETDLGSEMSVALMPVERREHQLELSKGMKQTCGDVMEESEAGAEILSKSESLFKLASNLDELTALGNDFGEHIEQVQCLEKQRRDLLTELLKLLDQQETQSGEEEINMEGEETEEQISNKVDALLTSMKKVEAVSREEKKRTRLILREERSKAEQSVWKVILERQALQEELRKLKKRLFTMAWECAQSQATLRRQQSQMELLHKEEDKLHSLLLQLTEESSQLRSAHQQQLLKLQEQLQITSQTCRTQEEMTEYKRHSCGDIQQYLSGGLHALEERYEPILMALLKRREATSGALVKAKEQAQQLKVQVRPLKEEVQKLEFHRVCLEEKLKLCSLQRREELGQYKEMVTCLEEKSRELKTELMIQRRKRQDIEEIKESLTRQLLVYRAADGDHNALDHNEET; from the exons ATGGATGACCTGGAGAGCAGCGATTCATCATCTGAGTTGGAGCCTCTCATGATACAAGAGGAGGATGGTCATGCCAGTAGACCTCAGACAGAAGAAATGGGGACAATAAACACAGACTACTCTGAGTTTTGCTTCTCAGCAGCACAGTTAAAGCAATCCGCGCTGATGAGGCCGTACCTGCAGGAAATGGACAACTTACTGAAGAGCTGTGAGGAGCTTACAGGATTCACTATGGCTACTAAATACAATGACACAACCCTCAGTGTTACACCAAGTACTGATAAAATAATCAAGGCCAGTGATGGAGAGGCAAGTGTCCTTACAAACTATCTTTCAACAAACTACATTGACACCAGGACAGAAAATGCTTCCCAGAAGACTAACATGCCCCTCACATCAGCTGGGAACAAGCTGAGTGACAACTTGATGGAATATGAGGGGCAGCTTTTGGGGATGCTGGCCATGCTAGATGACAGTATGGAAGAGACAGGTGTGGACTTGGAACGGCAAGTCTGGGCAACAGGCCAAGAATATGTGCACATCAGTAAAATGCTTCAAAGTTGCATGGACCACCAACTGAACACTGAACTGTATGAGGCAGAGGACACTGAACTGTATGAGGCAGAGGAAATGAGCCAAAACGACACGATAATTTCACCTATTTGTGAGACAGATTTAGGCTCAGAGATGTCCGTGGCATTGATGCCAGTTGAGAGGAGAGAACATCAGCTAGAGTTGAGCAAAGGGATGAAGCAGACATGTGGAGACGTCATGGAGGAAAGTGAAGCAGGTGCAGAAATACTCTCTAAATCTGAGAGTTTGTTTAAATTGGCCTCCAACTTAGATGAATTAACAGCATTGGGAAATGATTTTGGAGAACATATAGAGCAAGTGCAGTGTTTGGAGAAACAGAGACGAGATCTACTCACTGAGTTACTCAAGTTACTTGACCAACAAGAAACCCAAAGTGGTGAAGAGGAGATAAATATGGAGggagaagagacagaggagcagATTTCCAACAAAGTGGATGCGTTATTGACATCAATGAAAAAAGTGGAGGCGGTCAGtcgggaggagaagaagagaaccAGACTCATTCTAAGAGAAGAAAGATCAAAAGCAGAACAAAGTGTTTGGAAGGTGATTCTAGAGCGGCAGGCACTGCAGGAGGAGCTCAGGAAGCTAAAGAAAAGGCTTTTCACCATGGCTTGGGAGTGTGCTCAGAGCCAGGCCACGCTCCGCAGACAGCAGAGCCAAATGGAGTTGCTGCACAAAGAAGAG GACAAGCTTcattctctgctcctccagctgacgGAGGAAAGCTCCCAGTTAAGGTCAGCTCATCAGCAACAGCTCCTGAAGCTGCAAGAACAACTTCAGATCACCAGCCAGACCTGCCGTACGCAAGAGGAAATGACAGAATATAAGAGACATTCCTGTGGCGACATCCAGCAGTATCTGAGCGGGGGTCTCCATGCGCTGGAAGAAAG GTACGAACCTATTTTGATGGCCCTGTTAAAAAGAAGAGAGGCAACAAGTGGAGCTCTTGTGAAAGCCAAAGAACAAGCCCAACAGCTTAAAGTTCAAGTGAGACCTTTAAAGGAAGAGGTCCAAAAGCTCGAATTCCACCGGGTTTGTTTGGAGGAGAAACTGAAACTCTGTAGCCTGCAGAGACGAGAAGAATTGGGACAATATAAA GAAATGGTGACTTgtctggaggagaagagcagagaaTTGAAAACTGAACTGATGATCCAGAGGAGAAAAAGACAAGATATAGAGGAGATTAAGGAGAGCCTCACCAGACAGCTGCTGGTTTACAG GGCTGCAGATGGGGATCACAACGCACTTGACCACAATGAAGAAACGTGA
- the LOC128757223 gene encoding sodium-dependent neutral amino acid transporter B(0)AT1-like has translation MKLLLPNPGLESRIPSYDDLDQKEKKETDDRPKWDNKAQYILTCVGFCIGVGNVWRFPYLCQSHGGGAFLIPYLILLVLEGMPLLLLEFAIGQRLRKGSVGVWRCINPYLTGIGIASMLVSLFIGVYYNTIMAWVMWYLFNSFQNPLPWSQCPLNENRTGFVSDCQRSSTVDYFFYRVTLDSSTTISESGKMQWPMVVCLVAAWLIVGICCIRGISTSGKVVYVTALLPYVVLAIFLIRGLTLKGSLTGLQYLFTPDVEELSNPTTWLDAGAQVFYAFSLAWGGLISFSSYNPVHNNCVQDAVFLSIITGLTSVYAAAVTYTIIGFMATEKYEHCINENILTLINAFDIPEDSITAETFKPAYAHLNSSYPDVVQGLDIKSCHLQTFLSQGVEGTGLAFIVFTEAITKMPGSPVWSVLFFVMLLCLGLSTMFGTIEAVVAPLKDLAIFPKKWPVEALTGITCVVAFIISLLFAQQSGIHWLTLFDRFAGSFSLLTIGLFEMIAVVYIYGIDRFNRDVEFMVGSKPGIYWQVTLRFVSPLILMIILVFYLVTQVQQTPTYLTWDPNSEEFPLLASIPYPSWINAVIFVLAGVPCLAVPVYALGRLIYVRNKKNTSLSEASNKISHIT, from the exons ATGAAGCTGCTACTTCCGAACCCTGGACTTGAAAGCCGGATCCCCTCTTATGATGATCTGGatcagaaggagaagaaagagacgGATGACAGGCCGAAATGGGACAACAAAGCTCAGTACATCCTCACTTGTGTGGGATTTTGTATTGGTGTGGGCAACGTGTGGCGTTTCCCCTACTTATGCCAAAGCCATGGTGGAG GAGCATTTTTAATTCCCTACCTGATCTTGCTGGTGCTGGAGGGAATGCCACTTCTGCTGTTAGAATTTGCCATTGGCCAGCGCCTGCGCAAAGGCAGTGTTGGGGTGTGGAGGTGTATAAATCCATATCTAACTGGAATCG GTATAGCATCAATGCTGGTGTCATTGTTCATAGGGGTCTATTACAATACAATAATGGCCTGGGTCATGTGGTATCTCTTCAATTCCTTTCAAAATCCACTGCCTTGGTCGCAATGTCCTCTCAACGAGAACAGGACAG GTTTTGTATCTGATTGTCAACGGAGCTCAACTGTGGATTATTTTTTCTATCGAGTGACTCTGGACAGTTCAACCACCATTTCTGAGTCTGGCAAAATGCAGTGGCCCATGGTGGTCTGTCTAGTGGCAGCATGGCTGATAGTTGGTATCTGCTGCATAAGGGGCATCAGCACCTCTGGAAAG GTCGTCTATGTCACTGCTCTCCTTCCTTACGTCGTCCTCGCAATATTTCTGATCCGGGGACTGACTCTAAAAGGATCCCTGACTGGACTTCAGTATCTCTTCACACCAGAT GTGGAAGAGTTAAGTAATCCTACAACATGGCTGGACGCAGGTGCGCAGGTCTTTTATGCATTCAGTTTGGCATGGGGAGGCCtcatctccttctccagctACAATCCTGTTCA CAACAACTGTGTGCAAGACGCTGTGTTCTTGTCCATCATCACTGGCCTTACGTCAGTCTACGCTGCTGCAGTGACTTACACGATCATCGGTTTCATGGCCACGGAGAAGTACGAGCACTGTATCAACGA AAACATCCTGACCTTGATAAATGCTTTCGATATTCCTGAAGACAGCATAACTGCAGAGACCTTCAAGCCAGCATATGCCCATTTGAACAGCTCGTACCCAGATGTGGTGCAGGGGCTGGATATAAAGTCCTGCCACTTGCAAACATTCCTCAGCCAG GGAGTGGAGGGGACGGGCCTGGCATTCATCGTCTTCACTGAAGCCATCACCAAGATGCCAGGTTCACCTGTCTGGTCGGTCCTCTTCTTCGTCATGCTGCTCTGCTTGGGTCTCTCAACTATGTTTGGCACCATTGAGGCAGTGGTGGCGCCCTTGAAAGACTTGGCTATATTCCCGAAAAAATGGCCTGTGGAGGCTCTAACAG gcATCACATGTGTTGTGGCCTTCATCATCTCCCTCCTCTTTGCACAACAATCTGGGATTCACTGGTTGACCCTCTTTGACAGATTTGCTGGATCGTTTTCACTGCTTACCATTGGACTGTTCGAGATGATAGCAGTGGTTTACATCTATGGTATCGACAG GTTTAACAGGGATGTGGAGTTCATGGTGGGTAGTAAACCAGGCATCTACTGGCAGGTCACACTAAGATTTGTCAGTCCTCTGATCCTCATGATCATTCTGGTTTTCTACCTGGTCACTCAAGTCCAACAGACGCCCACTTATTTAACTTGGGACCCCAACTCT gaGGAGTTCCCGTTGCTGGCGTCAATACCCTACCCATCGTGGATCAATGCTGTTATCTTTGTCCTTGCAGGTGTTCCCTGCCTAGCTGTGCCCGTGTATGCACTGGGTAGACTCATTTATGTGCGtaacaagaaaaacaccagTCTGTCTGAAGCTTCCAATAAGATCAGCCACATTACATAG
- the slc6a18 gene encoding inactive sodium-dependent neutral amino acid transporter B(0)AT3: MGQEEPPRPQWDNKIQYLLTSIGFAVGLGNIWRFPYLCQIYGGGAFLIPYLIALVFEGLPLLHLEMAVGQRFRKGSIGVWNSISPYLGGVGIASLVVSFLVGMFYNTILAWVLWYFFNSFQEPLPWSQCPINENFTEYNLECKKSTPVNYFWYRETLNITSDIEISGSLQWKMVICLASAWTVVYICFIKGINSMGKAVYVTATFPYLVLTIFLVRALTLPGATDGLVYLFTPKWDVLMNPQVWLDAATQIFFSLSVAFGGLIAFASYSEEKNDCERDAVVVGIINSATSLYASISIFSILGFKANNALNACLDENIIALTNHFEWPDQNITVENYNYWEKYLNQTWPEEFANVPLKECDLNDFLDQSASGTGLAFIVFTEAVLSMPGSQVWAILFFVMLFSLGLSSMFGNLEGVLTPINDLNLVPKWLPNEALTGLICLFTFAISLIFTLGSGNYWVEVFNGYVGSVPLLIIAFFEIFGVIYVYGMKNFSEDIYYMTGRRPNIYWKVCWMVISPLMLLTVLVAYVILQAQKHPTYPSWNPFYSEFPKTETKPYPDWVFAIIVLLSSVPVVSIPLVALYKVICWGVRRHSKKRELSPYDNHGFDSDLQEYKRQGV; the protein is encoded by the exons ATGGGACAAGAAGAGCCACCACGACCCCAATGGGACAACAAGATTCAGTACTTGTTAACATCCATCGGGTTTGCAGTGGGACTTGGAAATATTTGGCGTTTTCCCTACTTATGTCAAATCTATGGAGGAG gcgCATTCCTCATTCCCTACCTGATAGCTCTGGTGTTCGAGGGTCTCCCCTTGCTCCACCTGGAGATGGCCGTGGGACAGAGGTTTCGCAAGGGTAGCATTGGAGTCTGGAACTCTATCTCTCCATATCTTGGAGGAGTTG GCATCGCTTCCCTGGTGGTGTCCTTTCTGGTGGGAATGTTCTACAACACCATCTTGGCTTGGGTCCTTTGGTACTTCTTCAACTCATTCCAGGAACCCTTGCCATGGAGTCAATGTCCCATCAATGAAAACTTTACAG AATACAACTTGGAATGCAAGAAGAGCACACCAGTCAATTACTTCTGGTACCGTGAGACCCTGAACATCACCTCCGATATTGAAATCAGTGGCTCCCTGCAGTGGAAAATGGTCATCTGCTTAGCTAGTGCCTGGACAGTGGTCTACATTTGTTTTATCAAAGGAATTAACTCAATGGGAAAG GCTGTATACGTGACTGCCACCTTCCCTTACTTGGTGCTAACCATTTTCCTGGTGCGGGCCCTGACTCTGCCGGGGGCGACAGATGGACTGGTGTATCTTTTCACCCCCAAA TGGGATGTACTGATGAACCCGCAGGTTTGGCTGGATGCTGCCACGCAGatcttcttttctctctccgTGGCCTTTGGTGGACTGATTGCATTTGCTAGTTACAGTGAGGAAAA AAACGACTGTGAGAGGGATGCGGTCGTCGTCGGGATAATCAACAGTGCCACATCTCTTTATGCCTCCATCTCTATTTTCTCCATCCTGGGGTTTAAAGCAAACAACGCCCTCAATGCGTGCCTGGATGA GAACATCATAGCTTTGACTAATCACTTTGAGTGGCCTGACCAGAACATCACAGTGGAGAACTATAACTACTGGGAGAAGTATTTAAATCAGACATGGCCTGAAGAATTCGCCAACGTACCGCTGAAAGAATGTGACCTGAATGATTTCCTTGACCAG AGCGCTTCAGGAACCGGCCTGGCCTTCATTGTGTTTACTGAAGCAGTGCTGTCGATGCCAGGCTCCCAGGTGTGGGCCATTCTGTTCTTCGTGATGCTCTTCAGCTTGGGACTCTCCTCCATGTTTGGAAACTTGGAAGGAGTTCTCACTCCCATAAATGACCTCAATTTGGTGCCAAAGTGGCTCCCTAACGAAGCATTGACAG GATTGATCTGCTTATTTACCTTTGCCATCTCTCTCATCTTCACCCTGGGATCTGGGAACTACTGGGTGGAGGTCTTCAATGGCTACGTGGGCTCCGTACCTCTGCTCATTATCGCCTTCTTTGAGATCTTTGGAGTCATTTATGTGTATGGAATGAAAAA TTTCAGCGAAGACATCTACTACATGACTGGAAGGAGGCCCAATATCTACTGGAAGGTGTGCTGGATGGTGATCAGCCCGCTGATGCTCCTCACTGTGCTGGTGGCATACGTCATTCTCCAGGCACAGAAGCACCCAACTTACCCTTCCTGGAACCCTTTTTAT TCTGAGTTCCCTAAAACGGAGACAAAGCCTTACCCAGACTGGGTGTTTGCCATCATAGTGCTCCTCTCCTCCGTGCCTGTGGTTTCCATTCCATTGGTGGCGCTCTACAAAGTCATATGCTGGGGAGTCAGGAGGCATTCCAAAAAAAGGGAACTAAGCCCATATGACAACCACGGCTTCGACAGTGACTTACAGGAATACAAGCGGCAAGGTGTTTAG
- the tert gene encoding telomerase reverse transcriptase, protein MCSTDLSRVVGILRSMYPQVETLEGFSKRIVFSEGRPLVLVEESDSNRFKAFVTETFVCYDKITLQEPSCKQICSVSELLAFILNTLKRKRKRNILTYGYGFKFNTQGEQTGNCFAFQSNLSQNAAYIFGSDLWTKVITRLGTDVTRCLLENCSIFVAVPPTCLFQVCGVPAYDQVPPTSLLPGFSLQSRSRTKNKAPFGGRNTLRGKQCLDSQACAVMDDRIVQMKRKRYQMNEDETTEHSKKRRRLDQYEATSIDQSLSTDSAAACDLVYDKGSASNKSPHTSILTGNEENVSKSVPTKTLPPSQYFIRTLGFVYGGTGMCAFILNKKKKVGEASRRLLGEDLVRIIFLKGPDYLKEQEKNQRKLPRRLFYMVPFFTKLLSQHKKCSYRRLLQKMCPLVKKTSDGNEDLNLLLRQCCSPHRVYLFVRECLATVIPPELWGSEDNQRHFYARVSSFLRRGKFEMISIGELMWKMKVNDCNWLKISKTGRIPPSELAYRTRLLGQFLGWLLEGYVTGLVRCCFYVTEGVNQKNALKFYRHDVWPKLRDLAFRNHVSECQIEELAPDEVMSLPSTTVISRLRFIPKTDGMRAITAVVGADAKTKFHRMRLQDLKAILLACVKSSPSLLGSTVWGMSGIHKVLSSFAPLKKERVEPFYFVKVDVSGAYNSLPHKKLQEVIGQALASVDDKDFNIRTFVKIWADSHEGIRRSFELKANIVDEIAGTPSMKNFVASLQRSKTAHHAILVEQHFSSGHYVKEQLEFFTQMLTGNIIQHGKRMYRRCQGIPQGSLVSSLLCCLCYGHMENTLFKDFPKDKVCFMRLIDDFLLITTEKWRAKSFLMTLFDGVPEYGLVANPQKVVANFQASTWSHHGITTLPYHSLFPWCGLLLDTKSLEVYKDYSSYAGLSLRYTLTLGSVISPGQQMRRKLMGIIRLKCHSVFVDLKTNSLETVYKNVYHLVLLHACRFHVCAQSLPFGQTVSKNPRYFLNMIQDMAHYTNRLIRLSNKGEMLGCKSQTGMLQYEAVELIFCNSFVMMMSKHRSMYKDVLLHLRKWKRSLEQRLGDLRVAIVRQVTQSKTPVDFLACLF, encoded by the exons atgtgCTCAACTGATTTATCCCGAGTTGTCGGCATTCTCCGCTCGATGTATCCACAAGTCGAGACTCTGGAGGGGTTCTCAAAGAGGATAGTGTTTTCAGAAGGACGTCCGTTGGTTCTTGTGGAGGAGTCTGACTCAAATCGCTTCAAAGCATTCGTTACTGAAACGTTTGTTTGCTACGACAAGATTACATTACAGGAACCAAGCTGCAAACAG ATCTGTTCTGTGTCAGAGCTTCTGGCTTTCATCCTGAACACTTTGAAGAGGAAACGGAAAAGAAACATCTTAACATATGGCTATGGTTTCAAGTTTAATACCCAAGGAGAGCAGACTGGAAACTGCTTTGCGTTCCAAAGTAATTTGTCTCAAAATGCAGCCTACATTTTTGGCAGTGACCTGTGGACGAAGGTCATTACGCGTCTGGGTACAGATGTGACGCGGTGTCTTCTGGAGAACTGCTCTATATTCGTAGCAGTCCCTCCAACATGTTTGTTTCAAGTGTGTGGTGTGCCTGCCTATGACCAAGTCCCACCCACCAGTCTACTGCCTGGATTCAGCCTACAATCCCGATCCCGGACAAAGAACAAAGCTCCGTTTGGAGGTCGTAACACTCTGAGAGGGAAACAATGCCTTGATAGTCAGGCATGTGCAGTTATGGATGACAGAATTGTTCAGATGAAAAGGAAGAGATATCAAATGAATGAAGATGAAACTACTGAACATTCCAAAAAAAGGAGGCGATTAGATCAGTATGAGGCCACCAGTATAGACCAAAGTTTATCCACAGATTCAGCGGCTGCATGTGATCTGGTTTACGACAAAGGATCTGCTTCTAACAAATCTCCTCACACCTCAATTTTAACTGGGAACGAAGAAAATGTCTCAAAATCAGTGCCTACCAAAACTTTGCCTCCCTCACAATACTTCATTCGCACTTTGGGCTTTGTTTATGGAGGCACTGGAATGTGTGCGTTCATCCttaacaagaagaagaaggttggGGAAGCATCTAGACGACTGCTCGGAGAAGATTTGGTCCGAATAATTTTCCTCAAAGGTCCAGATTATCTCAAAGAACAAGAGAAAAACCAGAGGAAATTACCCAGGCGCTTATTTTACATGGTCCCGTTCTTTACCAAGCTACTCAGCCAGCACAAGAAATGTTCTTACAGGAGGCTCCTACAGAAGATGTGTCCACTAGTGAAGAAGACAAGCGATGGAAACGAGGACTTGAACTTACTCCTTCGCCAGTGCTGCTCACCTCATCGTGTGTACCTGTTTGTGAGGGAGTGCCTAGCCACTGTGATTCCCCCTGAACTCTGGGGCTCAGAGGACAATCAACGACATTTCTACGCAAGAGTCAGCAGTTTCCTGCGCAGAGGGAAGTTTGAGATGATATCTATAGGAGAACTCATGTGGAAGATGAAAGTGAATGATTGCAACTGGTTGAAGATCAGTAAGACAG GCAGGATCCCACCCAGCGAGCTTGCATATCGCACACGGCTCCTGGGTCAGTTTTTGGGCTGGCTACTTGAAGGTTATGTGACTGGCTTGGTAAGGTGTTGCTTCTATGTGACTGAGGGTGTCAACCAGAAGAACGCTCTGAAGTTCTATCGCCACGATGTCTGGCCCAAATTGCGAGACTTGGCTTTCAG aAACCATGTTTCTGAATGCCAGATTGAAGAGCTGGCCCCTGATGAAGTGATGTCCCTCCCCAGTACAACAGTGATCTCCCGCCTTCGCTTCATTCCGAAGACAGACGGAATGAGAGCAATCACTGCTGTCGTTGGAGCTGACGCCAAAACAAAG TTTCACAGAATGCGTCTGCAGGACCTAAAAGCCATCTTGCTAGCTTGTGTGAAATCGTCTCCATCCCTTCTGGGTTCAACAGTTTGGGGAATGAGTGGAATTCACAAAGTGCTGTCTTCCTTTGCTCCATTGAAGAAGGAGAGAGTGGAACCTTTTTACTTTGTAAAG GTGGATGTGAGTGGGGCTTACAACAGTCTTCCTCACAAGAAACTCCAAGAAGTCATAGGTCAGGCGCTGGCCTCCGTCGATGACAAAGACTTCAACATACGTACGTTTGTTAAAATCTGGGCCGACTCCCATGAAGGTATTCGGAGGTCCTTTGAACTAAAG GCGAACATCGTTGACGAAATTGCAGGCACACCCAGCATGAAAAACTTTGTTGCCTCACTGCAAAGAAGCAAGACAGCTCACCATGCCATTCTGGTGGAGCAG CATTTCTCTTCAGGTCACTATGTCAAAGAGCAGTTGGAGTTCTTTACACAAATGCTTACAGGGAACATTATCCAGCACGGGAAGAG aatgTATCGTCGGTGTCAAGGGATTCCTCAGGGGTCTCTTGTGTCAAGTCTTCTGTGCTGCCTCTGCTACGGTCACATGGAGAACACGCTCTTTAAAGATTTTCCGAAAGACAAAGT GTGTTTCATGAGGCTGATCGATGATTTCCTGCTGATCACCACGGAAAAATGGAGAGCCAAATCCTTTCTCAT GACCTTGTTTGATGGGGTGCCTGAGTATGGCCTTGTAGCCAACCCGCAGAAGGTGGTGGCAAACTTCCAAGCGTCCACATGGTCCCATCATGGCATTACCACGCTGCCCTATCACTCTCTCTTCCCCTGGTGTGGTTTACTTCTTGACACAAAATCGCTGGAAGTCTATAAGGATTACTCCAG CTATGCAGGTCTGTCTCTACGCTACACTCTCACCCTGGGCTCTGTCATCTCACCCGGTCAACAGATGAGAAGAAAATTGATGGGCATCATCAGACTcaaatgtcattctgtcttcgtGGACTTAAAG ACCAACTCACTGGAAACGGTGTACAAGAACGTCTACCACTTGGTGTTACTTCATGCATGCAG GTTCCATGTTTGTGCCCAGAGTTTGCCCTTTGGCCAGACTGTTTCGAAGAATCCCCGCTACTTCCTGAACATGATTCAGGATATGGCCCACTACACCAACAGGCTGATCAGACTGAGCAACAAAG GTGAGATGTTGGGTTGCAAGAGCCAGACAGGCATGCTGCAGTATGAAGCTGTGGAGCTGATTTTCTGCAACTCATTTGTGATGATGATGTCTAAACACCGCAGCATGTACAAGGATGTTCTTCTGCACCTCCGCAAAT GGAAGCGCAGCCTGGAGCAGCGTCTTGGAGATCTAAGGGTGGCCATAGTCAGACAGGTGACTCAGTCCAAGACCCCAGTGGACTTTTTGGCCTGCTTGTTTTAG